One Streptomyces coeruleorubidus DNA segment encodes these proteins:
- a CDS encoding serine hydrolase domain-containing protein has protein sequence MPVIPFTDDDVARLRDLLSEVVADGAAPGGVIVCGTADGQREVLAAGLVAPELGDAAPTDSTVYDVASLTKVLATWPLVGQAVQAGLLDLDQPVRDFLPATSGEAPSGQATVRQLIAHTSGLRASTRLDTYRGAEAPLHELLCREPLEDTPGQHRYINRGYILLGLALAHVHGRPLDVLAAKLWRDLGLTATVYGPVGRSLQVAPTEQRIPGAPRIWGAPHDDNAGLLGGVAGHAGVLSTPRDLGRYAQALLTAYREKDASPLGGWLRASLVPQVSIEPGLERGLSWILAGQVAYHHGFTGTSLYLAPESGRYLAIATNAVYHGPARTRIAPLRGLALKTISAV, from the coding sequence ATGCCCGTGATCCCGTTCACCGACGACGACGTCGCCCGCCTGCGCGACCTACTCAGCGAGGTCGTGGCCGACGGCGCCGCGCCGGGCGGCGTCATCGTGTGCGGCACCGCCGACGGGCAGCGAGAAGTGCTGGCCGCCGGGCTGGTCGCCCCGGAACTGGGTGATGCCGCTCCGACCGACAGCACGGTCTACGACGTCGCCTCGCTGACGAAGGTCCTCGCCACCTGGCCGCTGGTCGGGCAAGCCGTGCAGGCCGGGCTCCTCGACCTGGACCAGCCGGTAAGGGACTTCCTGCCCGCGACGAGCGGTGAGGCACCGAGCGGGCAGGCCACGGTGCGGCAGCTCATCGCGCACACCTCGGGGCTGCGGGCCTCGACCCGGCTCGACACGTACAGGGGCGCCGAGGCGCCGTTGCACGAACTGCTGTGCCGGGAGCCGCTGGAGGACACTCCCGGCCAACACCGGTACATCAACCGGGGCTACATCCTGCTCGGCCTGGCCCTGGCACATGTGCACGGCCGGCCACTCGACGTGCTCGCCGCCAAGCTGTGGCGAGACCTCGGGCTGACCGCCACGGTGTACGGCCCGGTCGGCCGCAGCCTTCAGGTGGCCCCGACCGAGCAGCGCATCCCCGGCGCACCACGGATCTGGGGCGCCCCGCACGACGACAACGCCGGGCTCCTGGGCGGCGTGGCCGGGCACGCCGGGGTGCTCTCCACGCCCCGGGACCTGGGGCGGTACGCGCAGGCCCTGCTCACCGCCTACCGGGAGAAGGACGCCAGCCCTCTCGGGGGTTGGCTGCGAGCGAGCCTCGTCCCCCAGGTCTCCATCGAGCCGGGCTTGGAGCGTGGCCTGTCGTGGATCCTCGCGGGCCAGGTGGCCTATCACCATGGCTTCACCGGGACCAGCCTGTACCTGGCGCCCGAGTCCGGCCGGTACCTGGCGATCGCCACGAACGCCGTGTACCACGGGCCCGCCCGGACGCGGATCGCTCCGCTGCGGGGGCTTGCGCTGAAAACGATCTCTGCCGTCTGA
- a CDS encoding UDP-N-acetylmuramate dehydrogenase, with translation MGELLADHTTLRLGGPADYWLTHTDPASWPEVVQAVAGRRPFILGGGSNTLAGDGGYPRPVVRMATRGITARTVGDSKVEVTVHAGEPLACTVAYAAAEGLSGIEYLGGIPGTIGAAPVQNAGAYGQQIADCLTSVTAWDWDRGHTVRLEATACQFRYRSSVFRAQPSRWVILAVTLHLSRSQRAAPVTYKHLAQALDVPLGSRPPLAEAAAGVIADRQVRGLTLPDSGPDMRQAGSVFLNPPVTESQANEVRAAGGRTYRDRDGVLRASAGWLLEQCGYGPGRHVAPGVYCSTRRTLTVTARDGATATSFREGLRSMARTVCEASGIELRPEPVAPLVQTRI, from the coding sequence ATGGGTGAGCTACTGGCCGACCACACCACCCTCCGCCTCGGCGGCCCCGCCGACTACTGGCTCACCCACACCGACCCCGCCTCCTGGCCGGAGGTCGTCCAGGCTGTGGCCGGGCGCCGGCCGTTCATTCTGGGCGGCGGCAGCAACACCCTGGCAGGCGACGGAGGTTACCCGAGGCCGGTGGTCCGCATGGCCACCCGCGGCATCACCGCCCGCACCGTCGGCGACAGCAAGGTAGAGGTCACCGTGCACGCCGGCGAGCCACTGGCCTGCACGGTGGCATACGCCGCCGCGGAGGGGCTCTCCGGCATCGAATACCTCGGTGGCATCCCCGGCACCATCGGGGCGGCGCCCGTGCAGAACGCCGGGGCGTACGGGCAGCAGATCGCGGACTGCCTCACATCGGTGACCGCGTGGGACTGGGACCGTGGCCACACGGTCCGGCTCGAGGCCACAGCGTGCCAGTTCCGGTACCGCTCATCCGTGTTCAGGGCCCAACCGAGCCGCTGGGTGATCCTGGCCGTCACACTGCACCTGTCCCGCAGCCAACGGGCGGCGCCGGTGACGTACAAGCACCTGGCGCAGGCGCTCGACGTGCCGCTCGGCTCCCGGCCTCCGCTCGCCGAGGCCGCGGCCGGAGTCATCGCCGACCGGCAGGTACGCGGCCTGACCCTGCCAGACAGTGGCCCGGACATGCGGCAGGCCGGGAGCGTGTTCCTCAATCCGCCCGTTACCGAAAGCCAGGCCAACGAAGTGCGCGCGGCGGGTGGCCGGACGTACCGCGACCGGGACGGGGTGCTCCGGGCCAGCGCGGGCTGGCTTCTGGAGCAGTGCGGCTACGGCCCAGGCCGGCACGTCGCCCCCGGCGTGTACTGCTCCACACGCCGCACACTGACCGTGACCGCTCGGGATGGGGCGACTGCCACCTCCTTCAGGGAGGGCCTGCGAAGCATGGCTCGGACGGTGTGTGAGGCCTCGGGGATCGAACTACGCCCAGAACCTGTCGCACCTCTGGTGCAGACGCGGATCTGA
- a CDS encoding AAA family ATPase, whose amino-acid sequence MSRDLFIERVVIHSTGGAREVDFAHPVVCIYGPIDTGKTTLVDCIKYPLGLPVEWRQVPSERLTSVTVYLRIEGMRIALRRSTVADTGTVELISPHDGKVEELLDVTPQPDGDRRVVGEVLLNLLGLSELFSPPTAVALLGNGARLTFAQLYALNYLSQDMVDGTEAVRGQANTAQSYKTVVELVLGLIDAEMRVLTARRDDLSQTVTQLKRRTETISDFLTGSATELEEELTRSRSEERETLTALEELKGRMRAVTTFADPLRQRVAELEGTHSRAREDEKAAQAAVSSAQRAITRAQQPGTNPELAHCPSCTQPLTGRVVPEGACPLCLCDLDTGARDRAVQAAETALATAQQRALEAAKAAGEAQDALAQARAELEERTRLETGPLAGQIEQLSAAHAGARTRTGMLERQLDPHRRLLELHRALRAAEEELRGVREDIKTRKNLLSGRQATLAEIEEQFEAIIGALSLPGEPGARIDHNSLLPKVRAGKLTKVGHGVRTAINVAYRMTFLSYALVTGITDLPSLLIIDSPRKNVGYGSEDQQLIARLYAHFLDHIAGARSGTPHGRPHQVIIVDNDLPSLPAQLRRQMHTIELTRDDPLVP is encoded by the coding sequence ATGTCCCGGGACCTGTTCATCGAACGCGTAGTGATCCATTCCACCGGCGGAGCACGCGAAGTCGACTTCGCCCACCCTGTGGTGTGCATCTACGGCCCGATCGATACCGGCAAGACCACGCTGGTCGATTGCATCAAGTACCCCCTGGGCCTGCCGGTGGAGTGGCGGCAAGTGCCATCCGAGCGGCTGACGTCCGTCACGGTGTACCTGCGCATCGAAGGCATGCGCATCGCATTGCGGCGCTCCACGGTCGCGGACACCGGGACCGTGGAGCTGATCAGCCCCCATGACGGAAAGGTCGAAGAGCTCCTCGACGTCACCCCACAGCCGGACGGCGACCGCCGTGTTGTGGGCGAGGTGCTGCTGAACCTGCTGGGCCTGTCCGAGCTGTTCTCCCCGCCCACCGCCGTGGCACTCCTCGGCAACGGCGCCCGTCTCACCTTCGCCCAGCTCTACGCACTGAACTACCTCTCCCAGGACATGGTCGACGGCACGGAGGCGGTCCGTGGACAGGCCAACACCGCGCAGTCCTACAAGACGGTCGTCGAGCTGGTGCTCGGACTCATCGACGCCGAGATGCGGGTACTGACCGCCCGCCGCGACGACTTGAGCCAGACCGTGACCCAGCTCAAACGCCGCACCGAGACGATCAGCGACTTCCTGACCGGAAGCGCGACGGAACTGGAGGAGGAGCTGACTCGCTCCAGGAGCGAAGAGCGGGAAACGCTGACCGCCCTGGAGGAACTCAAGGGACGTATGCGGGCCGTCACCACCTTCGCCGATCCGCTGCGCCAGCGCGTCGCCGAGCTGGAGGGAACGCACTCCAGGGCCCGGGAAGATGAGAAAGCGGCCCAGGCCGCCGTCTCCTCGGCTCAGCGGGCCATCACACGTGCTCAGCAGCCGGGCACGAACCCGGAACTCGCGCACTGTCCCTCCTGCACCCAGCCGCTGACCGGCCGGGTCGTCCCCGAAGGGGCCTGCCCTCTGTGCCTGTGCGACCTGGACACCGGCGCGCGGGACAGGGCCGTGCAGGCAGCCGAAACCGCCCTGGCCACGGCGCAGCAACGGGCCCTCGAGGCAGCCAAGGCAGCCGGTGAGGCCCAGGACGCTCTCGCTCAGGCGCGGGCGGAGCTGGAGGAGCGGACCCGCCTGGAGACCGGGCCTCTGGCCGGACAGATCGAGCAGCTCTCGGCTGCCCATGCCGGTGCCCGCACCCGCACCGGCATGCTGGAGCGTCAGCTCGACCCCCACCGACGGCTGCTCGAACTGCACCGGGCGCTGCGTGCGGCCGAAGAAGAACTGCGGGGGGTGCGCGAGGACATCAAGACGCGCAAGAACCTCCTGTCCGGACGTCAGGCCACCCTGGCCGAGATCGAGGAGCAGTTCGAGGCCATCATCGGCGCTCTGTCGCTGCCCGGTGAGCCCGGCGCGCGGATCGATCACAACTCGCTCCTGCCGAAGGTCAGGGCGGGCAAACTCACCAAGGTGGGCCACGGCGTCCGCACCGCGATCAACGTGGCCTACCGGATGACGTTCCTCAGCTACGCCCTGGTTACCGGCATCACCGATCTGCCGTCCCTGCTGATCATCGACTCGCCCCGCAAGAACGTCGGATACGGCAGCGAGGACCAGCAGCTGATCGCCCGCCTGTACGCGCACTTCCTCGACCACATTGCAGGAGCCCGCAGCGGCACGCCGCACGGACGCCCGCACCAGGTCATCATCGTCGACAACGACCTGCCCTCCCTGCCCGCGCAGCTGCGCCGCCAGATGCACACCATCGAGCTCACGCGGGACGATCCGCTGGTGCCATGA